Genomic segment of Streptomyces longhuiensis:
TCTACCTGCCCGCCGAGGACATGAAACAGTTCCACGTCCAGGAGTCCGACCTCGCCGTACCCACGGCGGGCGCATCGGTGCGCGCCCTGGTCGCGTTCGAGGCCGAACGCGCCCTCGGTCTCCTGAATGAAGGCACCCCCCTCGTGGGTAGCGTCCACGGCAGGCTGAAGCTGCTGCTTGCCGGGTTCGTGGCAGGGGGGAAGGCGGCGGTCGACGCGATCGCCGCCGTTTCGTACGACGTACTTCCTGGACCGCCCAAGCCCACCAAGCTCCGGTTGCTGCGTGAGGTGGGAGCGACTCTGCGAGGAGAGGGGTGAGCCGGACCGTGGAGTCAGACCAGCACGTGTCGGCAGCGGTGCTCGCCGCATACAGCTACTGCGAGACCGTGACCGGACAGCAGGCACGTAACTTCGCCTACGGCATCAGGCTGCTGCCGACGGCCAAGCGGCGCGCCATGTCGGCGGTGTACGCGTTCTCGCGCCGCGTCGACGACATCGGCGACGGCGCGCTGCCGCCGGACGTCAAGGCCGACCGGCTCGACGAGACCCGGGCACTGCTCGCCCGGGTGCGCGACGGCGACGTGGCGGAGGACGACACCGACCCGGTGGGCGTCGCCCTCGCGCATGCCGCGCACCGGTTCCCGATCCCTCTCGGTGGCCTCGACGAACTCATCGACGGGGTCCTGATGGACCTGCGCGGCGAGACGTACGAGACCTGGGACGACCTCAAGGTCTACTGCCGCTGCGTCGCCGGCGCCATCGGCCGGGTCTCGCTCGGCATCTTCGGGACCGAGCCGGGCGCGCGCGGCGCCGAGCGCGCCTCCGAGTACGCGGACACGCTCGGGCTCGCCCTCCAGCTCACCAACATCCTGCGCGACGTGCGGGAGGACGCGGCGGACGGCCGCACCTACCTGCCCGCCGACGACCTCGCCAAGTTCGGCTGCTCGGCCGGCTTCGACGCCCCGACACCGCCGGTGGGGTCGGACTTCGCGGGTCTCGTGCACTTCGAGGTGCGCCGCGCCCGCGCCCTGTTCGCCGAGGGGTACCGGCTCCTTCCGCTGCTCGACCGGCGCAGCGGTGCCTGTGTCGCCGCCATGGCCGGCATCTACCGGCGCCTCCTGGACCGCATCGAGCGCGAGCCCGAGGCCGTCCTGCGCGGCCGCGTCTCGCTCCCCGGACGCGAGAAGGCCTACGTCGCCGTGCGCGGCCTGTCCGGTCTCGACGCCCGCAGCGTCTCCCGGCAGCACCTCAGGAGGCGTGTCTGATGAGCACGTCCGACAGAGCGGTCCGCACCGACGGGAAACGGTGGGCAACCCTCCGCGCCGACGCCGCGTCCATGACTTCAGCGGCCTGCCGTGCGTCTTTCAACCATCGCGCGCACACTGACGGAACGGCTGGAAGGGAGGGCGCATGAGTACCGGGAACATGCGGCCCGACGGGCCGGGCGCGGACACCGCCGAAGGCACCGGACGGCAGACCGCGGTCGTGGTCGGCGGTGGTCTCGCCGGGACCACGGCCGCACTCGCGCTCGCCGACGCGGGCCTCGACGTCACCCTGCTCGAAGGGCGCCCGAGGCTGGGCGGTCTCGCGTTCTCCTTCAAGCGCGGCGACCTCACCGTCGACAACGGCCAGCACGTGTACCTGCGCTGCTGCACCGCCTACCGCTGGTTCCTCGACCGCATCGACGGCACGGCCCTGTCGCCCCTGCAGGAACGTCTCGACGTACCCGTCCTCGACGCCGACAGGAACCGGCTCGGCAGACTGCGCCGCACCGCACTGCCCGTGCCGCTGCACCTCGCCGCGAGCCTCGCCACGTATCCGCATCTCTCGCTCGCCGAGCGCGCCAACGTGGGGCGTGCCGCGCTGGCCCTCAAGGGGCTCGACCTGGGCGATCCTGCCCTGGACGAACGGGACTTCGGCAGCTGGCTGGCCGAACACGGCCAGTCGCGGCGCGCCGTCGAGGCCCTGTGGGACCTGGTGGGCGTCGCCACCCTGAACGCCGTCGCCGGCGAGTCCTCGCTCGGGCTCGCCGCCATGGTGTTCAAGACCGGGCTGCTGTCCGAACCGGGCGCGGCCGACATCGGCTGGGCGCGCGTCCCCCTCGGTGAACTCCACGACACCCTCGCCCGCAAGGCGCTCGATTCCGCGGGCGTACGCACCGAACTCCGTACACGCGTCACCTCCATCTCCCGTACCGAGAACGGACGTTGGAGCGTGGAGGTTCCCGGGGAGCGGATCGCGGCGGACACCGTCGTCCTCGCCGTGCCCCAGCGCGAGACGTACGACCTGCTGCCCGACGGCGCGCTCGACGACGCCGAGCGGCTGCTCGCCATCGGGACCGCGCCGATCCTCAACCTGCACGTGGTCTACGACCGCAAGGTCCTCAAGCGGCCCTTCTTCACCGCGCTGGGCTCGCCGGTGCAGTGGGTCTTCGACCGCACGGAGGCGTCCGGGCTCACCGAGGGGCAGTACCTCGCGGTGTCCCAGTCCGCCGCGCAGGACGAGATCGACGAGCCCGTCGCCGTGCTCCGCGAGCGCTACCTGCCCGAGTTCGAGCGGCTGTTGCCCGCCGCGCGGGGCGCGAAGGTACTCGACTTCTTCGTCACCCGGGAGCGCACGGCGACCTTCGCGCCGGCCCCCGGCGTCGGCGCGCTGCGGCCCACGGCCCGCACCAACGCCCCCGGCCTGTACCTGGCCGGCGCGTGGACCGCCACCGGGTGGCCCGCGACCATGGAAAGCGCGGTACGCAGCGGTGTCAGCGCCGCCGATGCCGCTCTCGCCGCACTCGACCGCCCACGCGGTCATCTGTTCCGGGAGGCGGCATGAAGCTCGATCTCCAGGGGGCGGACCATCCGGCCCCCGGCGACGCAACAAAAGGAGACCCTGTGCCCGCTGTGCCCTCGGCCGAACCGGCTGCCGACGCGGTGGACGTGACCGCGCTGCTCGAGCGCGGCCGGACCCTGGCCACCCCGGTGCTGCGGGCCGCCGTGGACCGCCTCGCACCCCCGATGGACACCGTCGCCGCCTATCACTTCGGCTGGATCGACGCCCAGGGCAACCCGGCCGACGGCGACGGCGGCAAGGCCGTACGCCCCGCGCTCGCCGTGCTGTCCGCCCAGGTCCCCGGCGCGGCACCCGAGGTGGGCGTGCCCGGCGCGGTCGCCGTCGAGCTCGTGCACAACTTCTCGCTCCTGCACGACGACCTGATGGACGGCGACGAACAGCGCCGCCACCGGGACACCGTCTGGAAGGTGCACGGCCCGGCGCAGGCCATCCTCGTCGGCGACGCGCTCTTCGCCCTCGCCAACGAGGTGCTCCTCGAACTCGGCACCGTCGAGGCCGGCCGCGCCACGCGCCGTCTGACCGCCGCCTCGCGCGCCCTGATCGACGGACAAGCGCAGGACATCAGCTACGAGCACCGCGAGCGGGTCACCGTCGAGGAGTGCCTGGAGATGGAGGGCAACAAGACCGGCGCCCTGCTGGCCTGTGCCTCCTCCATCGGCGCCGTGCTCGGCGGCGCCGACGACCGGACGGCGGACCAGCTGGAGAAGTACGGCTACCACCTCGGCCTCGCCTTCCAGGCCGTCGACGACCTGCTCGGCATCTGGGGCGACCCGGAGGCCACCGGCAAGCAGACCTGGAGCGATCTGCGCCAGCGCAAGAAGTCGCTGCCCGTCGTCGCCGCGCTCGCCGCGGGCGGCCCCGCGTCCGAGCGGCTCGGTGAACTCCTCGCCGCCGACGCGAAGAGCAACGACTTCGACACCTTCTCCGAGGAGGAGTTCGCGGCCCGCGCCGCCCTCATCGAGGAGGCCGGCGGCCGCGACTGGACCGCCGAGGAGGCGCGCCGGCAGTACGCCGTCGCCATCGAGGCCCTGGACTCCGTCCAGATGCAGGACCACGTGCGGGCGCAGTTCGTCGCGCTCGCGGACTTCGTCGTCGTACGAAAGAGATGATCACTATCGGCCGTATATGACTCGCAGTCGCCGGCCGGTGTCCATCCAGGGCATCGGCCGACGGCGGACCCAGCAGAGATCGAGCACTGCACGAAGGGGAAGCCATGACAGCGACGACCGACGGAAGCAGCGGAGCGGCAGCTCCCGGCGCGACCTCGGCCACCACTGCCCAATTGACCGACACGAGCCCCGGGGCGGCCGGGACGCACGACGCCGCCACCCTCGCCGTCCAGCGCGCCACGGACTTCCTGCTCGCTCGGCAGGACGCCCAGGGCTGGTGGAAGGGCGACCTCGACACGAACGTCACGATGGACGCCGAGGACCTGCTGCTGCGGCAGTTCCTCGGGATCGGGGACGAGGCGACCACCCGCGCCGCCGGGCTCTTCATCCGCGGTGAACAGCGCGACGACGGCACCTGGGCCACCTTCTTCGGCGGCCCCGGCGAACTCTCCACCACCATCGAGGCGTACGTAGCCCTGCGCCTGGCCGGGGACGCCCCCGACGCGCCGCACATGGCGAAGGCCTCGGCCTGGATCCGGCAGCGGGGCGGCATCGCCGCGAGCCGCGTCTTCACCCGCATCTGGCTGGCCCTGTTCGGCTGGTGGAAGTGGGAAGACCTGCCCGAACTGCCCCCGGAACTCATCTACTTCCCGAAGTGGATGCCGCTCAACATCTACGACTTCGGCTGCTGGGCCCGCCAGACCATCGTGCCGCTCACGGTCGTCTCCGCGAAGCGCCCTGTTCGGCCCGCGCCCTTCCCGCTCGACGAGCTGCACACCGACGCCCGGAACCCCAACCCGGCCAAGCCCCTTGCTCCGGTGGCGAGTTGGGACGGCGTATTCGAGCGGCTCGACAAGGCGATGCACCTGTACCGCAAGGTTGCGCCGCGCAGGCTGCGCAAGGCGGCCATGAACTCGGCCGCCCGCTGGATCATCGAGCGCCAGGAGAACGACGGCTGCTGGGGCGGGATCCAGCCCCCGGCGGTGTACTCCGTCATCGCCCTCCACCTGCTCGGCTACGACCTCGAACACCCCGTGATGAAGGCGGGGTTGGAGTCACTCGACCGGTTCGCCGTGTGGCGCGAGGACGGGGCCCGGATGATCGAGGCCTGTCAGTCGCCCGTGTGGGACACCTGCCTGGCCGTGATCGCCCTCGCTGACGCCGGCCTGCCCGCCGACCACCCCCGGCTGGTCAAGGCCGCCGACTGGATGCTCCGGGAGCAGATCGACCGGCCCGGCGACTGGTCCGTCCGCAGGCCCCAACTCGCCTCCGGCGGCTGGGCGTTCGAGTTCCACAACGACAACTACCCCGACATCGACGACACCGCCGAGGTGGTCCTCGCGCTGCGCCGCGTCCGGCACCCGGACCGCGTGCGCATGGAGAAGGCCATCGAGCGCGGTGTGCGCTGGAACCTCGGTATGCAGTCGAGGAACGGCGCCTGGGCCGCCTTCGACGTCGACAACACCAGCCCGTTCCCGAACAGGCTGCCGTTCTGCGACTTCGGCGAGGTCATCGACCCCCCGTCCGCCGACGTCACCGGGCACGTGGTGGAGATGCTCGCCGTCGAGGGCATGTCGCACGACCCGCGCACCCGGCGCGGAATCGAGTGGCTGCTCGCCGAACAGGAGCCGAACGGCGCCTGGTTCGGCCGCTGGGGCGTCAACTACGTATACGGGACAGGGTCGGTGCTGCCCGCCCTGACCGCCGCCGGGCTGCCCCCCTCGCACCCCGCGGTCAGCCGCGCCGTCGCCTGGCTCGAATCCGTCCAGAACGACGACGGCGGCTGGGGCGAGGACCTGCGCTCCTACCGCTACGAGGACTGGAAGGGCCACGGCGTCTCGACCGCCTCGCAGACCGGCTGGGCGCTGATGGCGCTCCTGTCGGCGGGGGAGCGGGACTCCAAGGCCGTCGAGCGGGGCGCCGCCTGGCTCACCGAGACCCAGCTGGAGGACGGCACCTGGGACGAGCCGTATTTCACCGGTACCGGCTTCCCGTGGGACTTCTCGATCAACTACCACCTCTACCGCCATGTCTTCCCGCTCACGGCACTCGGCCGGTACGTCCATGGGGAGCCGTTCGCCGACCAGGCGTCCCTGCCGGGCAAGGGGAGCTGATGGCCCGATCCCCGGCGGCCCCGCGCCCGCCGGACACCACCCCGCTGCTGGTCGCCTGTGCGCTCGGCATCGAGCACCTCGCCCTGCGCACCGGCGCCCGTACGGGAGCACCGGCCCCCGTGACCGTGCTGCGCACGGGCATGGGCCCCAAGGCGGCCGAACGGTCCGTGGCCAAG
This window contains:
- the hpnE gene encoding hydroxysqualene dehydroxylase HpnE; this translates as MSTGNMRPDGPGADTAEGTGRQTAVVVGGGLAGTTAALALADAGLDVTLLEGRPRLGGLAFSFKRGDLTVDNGQHVYLRCCTAYRWFLDRIDGTALSPLQERLDVPVLDADRNRLGRLRRTALPVPLHLAASLATYPHLSLAERANVGRAALALKGLDLGDPALDERDFGSWLAEHGQSRRAVEALWDLVGVATLNAVAGESSLGLAAMVFKTGLLSEPGAADIGWARVPLGELHDTLARKALDSAGVRTELRTRVTSISRTENGRWSVEVPGERIAADTVVLAVPQRETYDLLPDGALDDAERLLAIGTAPILNLHVVYDRKVLKRPFFTALGSPVQWVFDRTEASGLTEGQYLAVSQSAAQDEIDEPVAVLRERYLPEFERLLPAARGAKVLDFFVTRERTATFAPAPGVGALRPTARTNAPGLYLAGAWTATGWPATMESAVRSGVSAADAALAALDRPRGHLFREAA
- a CDS encoding DUF6380 family protein, with translation MSTSDRAVRTDGKRWATLRADAASMTSAACRASFNHRAHTDGTAGREGA
- the shc gene encoding squalene--hopene cyclase, coding for MTATTDGSSGAAAPGATSATTAQLTDTSPGAAGTHDAATLAVQRATDFLLARQDAQGWWKGDLDTNVTMDAEDLLLRQFLGIGDEATTRAAGLFIRGEQRDDGTWATFFGGPGELSTTIEAYVALRLAGDAPDAPHMAKASAWIRQRGGIAASRVFTRIWLALFGWWKWEDLPELPPELIYFPKWMPLNIYDFGCWARQTIVPLTVVSAKRPVRPAPFPLDELHTDARNPNPAKPLAPVASWDGVFERLDKAMHLYRKVAPRRLRKAAMNSAARWIIERQENDGCWGGIQPPAVYSVIALHLLGYDLEHPVMKAGLESLDRFAVWREDGARMIEACQSPVWDTCLAVIALADAGLPADHPRLVKAADWMLREQIDRPGDWSVRRPQLASGGWAFEFHNDNYPDIDDTAEVVLALRRVRHPDRVRMEKAIERGVRWNLGMQSRNGAWAAFDVDNTSPFPNRLPFCDFGEVIDPPSADVTGHVVEMLAVEGMSHDPRTRRGIEWLLAEQEPNGAWFGRWGVNYVYGTGSVLPALTAAGLPPSHPAVSRAVAWLESVQNDDGGWGEDLRSYRYEDWKGHGVSTASQTGWALMALLSAGERDSKAVERGAAWLTETQLEDGTWDEPYFTGTGFPWDFSINYHLYRHVFPLTALGRYVHGEPFADQASLPGKGS
- a CDS encoding polyprenyl synthetase family protein codes for the protein MKLDLQGADHPAPGDATKGDPVPAVPSAEPAADAVDVTALLERGRTLATPVLRAAVDRLAPPMDTVAAYHFGWIDAQGNPADGDGGKAVRPALAVLSAQVPGAAPEVGVPGAVAVELVHNFSLLHDDLMDGDEQRRHRDTVWKVHGPAQAILVGDALFALANEVLLELGTVEAGRATRRLTAASRALIDGQAQDISYEHRERVTVEECLEMEGNKTGALLACASSIGAVLGGADDRTADQLEKYGYHLGLAFQAVDDLLGIWGDPEATGKQTWSDLRQRKKSLPVVAALAAGGPASERLGELLAADAKSNDFDTFSEEEFAARAALIEEAGGRDWTAEEARRQYAVAIEALDSVQMQDHVRAQFVALADFVVVRKR
- the hpnD gene encoding presqualene diphosphate synthase HpnD → MSRTVESDQHVSAAVLAAYSYCETVTGQQARNFAYGIRLLPTAKRRAMSAVYAFSRRVDDIGDGALPPDVKADRLDETRALLARVRDGDVAEDDTDPVGVALAHAAHRFPIPLGGLDELIDGVLMDLRGETYETWDDLKVYCRCVAGAIGRVSLGIFGTEPGARGAERASEYADTLGLALQLTNILRDVREDAADGRTYLPADDLAKFGCSAGFDAPTPPVGSDFAGLVHFEVRRARALFAEGYRLLPLLDRRSGACVAAMAGIYRRLLDRIEREPEAVLRGRVSLPGREKAYVAVRGLSGLDARSVSRQHLRRRV